Proteins encoded by one window of Chloroflexaceae bacterium:
- a CDS encoding tetratricopeptide repeat protein: MEQPFALTPHAFRAVEAFPTLGAAVAESLQRQRARAMALRSRYARRPRLVAAIEATVSDPHGGLLVVAGPPGSGVSSLLVALATSHPWPIWLPAAAPAGLPAFYAQIVALHRPGVPLIDPAVASDPAALERLLAEALYMRVDQAPIVLLCDALGSAGPPLDPGPLPFPAELPPGVWLILGEVPETASPYPALVSLRLPGDDPDLLAVQTRALRALSCPPAWQEALLGASEGNMLYLHLALAALHADELALSSLPTGLDGLLASWWRRLSAPEQRLAAALAAAGEPLPATLAAEVTGAAIEASLARWEQLGLVDLSLQPAPGSEEETPGAPVLLAHFAHDALPAFVARMAPAALSAVHADLAGLALRELEREREQRRRHVVATPTPEQMYAQRQFARHAGLGGASQAMLARVVGRDWLRDQERREGLVAALQDARWELRAAVNGPVLRLVRAATFAGLVATRARRMQPEAAATALVTALEGNSRDLALKRVLEVVERLPDGLEKAQVLRRLGEVCYAARMRAAAMRLLSRALDLEAQPVSRAWRDARESLLAELAGATLGLGDIGAALAIAERIEHLERRAMVETDVVRHLLASGELDRAQRLARSILHEGMGAWARAEVAVALTRWGDPRGAMLLEEIEAETAFAWAQIELACDEVVNDEMAARERIARLPSPHQRDRGLARLARALAAAGNDGAALAAAEAIAGVDTRVAALIELRLSLEGLVAMLALERATRDIGAVSAEYRAPLVSDLSAALAALGRRERALEVATELPEGEERDRALARVAVTLAQRGDHRAARELLETIADEDERAWAYEELARQLAATGQWDAAINLIERISAADQRHRALAELAIARARAGEPVAALDMARALTPTERARALILIAPELVARDAAQQARAVADEARMLEGAEARARYQAALAIALAEHGNLNAAAGVIASIRRPAERARAGAALARALAARHPQRALAVLGDALRSAAISREETLRALELAVPALAALGGVALLQATAAAVDEIDRW, translated from the coding sequence CGCGACTGGTCGCAGCGATCGAAGCGACGGTCAGCGATCCCCATGGCGGGTTGCTCGTCGTGGCCGGGCCGCCGGGAAGCGGGGTGAGCAGTCTGCTGGTGGCGCTTGCCACCAGCCACCCCTGGCCAATCTGGTTGCCCGCCGCCGCGCCCGCCGGGCTTCCCGCCTTTTACGCTCAGATTGTCGCCCTGCACCGGCCAGGCGTGCCTTTGATTGACCCCGCGGTTGCCAGCGATCCGGCGGCCCTGGAGCGTCTGCTGGCCGAGGCCCTCTACATGCGGGTAGACCAGGCGCCGATAGTGCTGCTCTGCGACGCCCTTGGATCAGCCGGTCCGCCGCTCGATCCCGGCCCGCTCCCCTTCCCCGCCGAATTACCGCCCGGCGTCTGGCTGATTCTCGGCGAGGTTCCTGAGACCGCCTCGCCCTACCCTGCCCTCGTCAGCCTGCGTCTGCCGGGTGATGATCCCGATCTGCTCGCTGTGCAGACCCGCGCGCTGCGCGCGCTAAGTTGCCCGCCCGCATGGCAAGAAGCCTTGCTCGGCGCCTCGGAGGGCAACATGCTCTATCTGCATCTGGCCCTCGCCGCTCTGCACGCCGATGAACTGGCCCTCTCCTCACTCCCGACCGGTCTGGACGGGCTGCTTGCGTCCTGGTGGCGGCGTCTGAGCGCGCCAGAGCAGCGCCTGGCAGCGGCGCTGGCCGCCGCAGGCGAGCCGCTGCCGGCGACCCTGGCCGCCGAGGTGACCGGCGCCGCCATCGAAGCCTCGCTGGCACGCTGGGAGCAACTGGGCCTGGTTGACCTGTCGCTCCAACCTGCCCCCGGCAGCGAGGAGGAGACGCCCGGAGCGCCAGTGCTGCTGGCTCACTTCGCCCACGATGCGCTGCCGGCTTTCGTGGCCCGTATGGCGCCTGCCGCTCTGAGCGCCGTCCATGCCGACCTGGCGGGGCTGGCCCTGCGGGAGCTTGAACGTGAGCGTGAGCAGCGGCGGCGCCACGTGGTCGCCACTCCCACACCGGAGCAGATGTACGCGCAACGGCAGTTCGCTCGTCACGCGGGCCTGGGCGGAGCGAGTCAGGCGATGCTGGCCCGCGTGGTAGGGCGCGACTGGCTGCGCGACCAGGAACGGCGCGAAGGTCTCGTCGCGGCGCTTCAGGATGCGCGCTGGGAACTGCGCGCCGCTGTGAACGGCCCCGTCTTGCGGCTGGTGCGGGCGGCGACGTTCGCCGGTCTGGTCGCCACCCGCGCGCGCCGGATGCAGCCCGAGGCGGCGGCAACGGCCCTTGTGACCGCGCTGGAAGGCAATAGCCGCGACCTGGCGCTCAAACGTGTGCTTGAGGTGGTAGAACGGCTCCCTGACGGCCTTGAAAAGGCCCAGGTGCTGCGACGCCTCGGCGAGGTGTGTTACGCGGCGCGGATGCGCGCGGCGGCGATGCGCCTGCTCTCGCGCGCCCTCGACCTGGAAGCCCAACCGGTATCGCGAGCCTGGCGCGATGCACGGGAGTCGCTGCTGGCTGAGCTGGCCGGCGCCACGCTGGGCCTTGGCGACATAGGGGCCGCACTGGCGATTGCTGAACGTATCGAGCACCTGGAACGCCGAGCGATGGTCGAGACCGACGTGGTGCGTCACTTGCTGGCGAGCGGCGAACTTGACCGGGCGCAGCGGCTGGCCCGCTCCATCCTCCACGAGGGGATGGGCGCGTGGGCCAGAGCCGAGGTGGCCGTCGCGCTGACTCGCTGGGGCGACCCGCGGGGCGCGATGTTGTTAGAGGAAATCGAGGCGGAAACGGCTTTCGCCTGGGCGCAGATCGAACTGGCCTGCGACGAAGTAGTGAACGACGAAATGGCCGCCCGGGAACGCATTGCCAGGTTGCCATCGCCGCACCAGCGCGACCGGGGGTTGGCCCGCCTGGCGCGCGCCCTGGCCGCTGCGGGCAACGATGGCGCCGCCCTGGCCGCCGCCGAGGCCATTGCGGGCGTGGATACACGGGTCGCCGCCCTGATCGAGTTGCGACTGAGCCTGGAGGGCCTGGTGGCGATGCTGGCCCTGGAACGGGCTACGCGGGACATCGGCGCTGTGAGCGCCGAATATCGGGCGCCGCTCGTATCTGACCTGTCGGCGGCCCTGGCCGCGCTTGGTCGCCGTGAGCGGGCGCTTGAGGTGGCCACGGAGTTGCCGGAGGGCGAAGAGCGTGACCGGGCCCTGGCGCGGGTGGCCGTCACCCTGGCGCAGCGAGGCGACCATCGAGCCGCCCGGGAACTGCTGGAAACAATTGCTGACGAGGATGAACGGGCCTGGGCCTACGAAGAACTGGCGCGTCAGCTTGCCGCCACGGGCCAGTGGGATGCCGCCATTAACCTGATCGAGCGCATCAGCGCGGCGGACCAGCGCCACCGCGCCCTGGCGGAACTGGCGATCGCGCGGGCGAGGGCCGGCGAGCCTGTGGCCGCTCTGGATATGGCCCGTGCCCTGACGCCAACGGAACGCGCCCGCGCCCTCATCCTCATAGCCCCTGAACTGGTCGCGCGCGACGCTGCGCAGCAGGCGCGCGCCGTGGCCGACGAAGCCCGGATGCTGGAAGGGGCGGAGGCCCGCGCCCGCTACCAGGCTGCGCTGGCGATCGCCCTTGCAGAGCACGGAAACCTCAACGCCGCCGCCGGTGTCATTGCAAGCATCAGGCGCCCCGCCGAACGCGCGCGCGCCGGGGCCGCCCTGGCGCGCGCGCTGGCGGCGCGCCATCCGCAGCGCGCCCTGGCCGTCCTGGGCGACGCCCTGCGCAGCGCCGCGATTAGCCGTGAAGAGACCCTGCGCGCTCTGGAACTGGCCGTTCCGGCCCTGGCAGCGCTCGGTGGAGTGGCGCTGTTGCAGGCGACGGCCGCGGCTGTTGATGAAATTGACCGCTGGTAA